One window of Anaerolineales bacterium genomic DNA carries:
- a CDS encoding alkaline phosphatase family protein, which produces MNLNPSFVKPRYDSGGFAGIPNRIKEAFTSRKYDAVVLFFVDAFGWSFFEKFQRMSFLQRFAKHGRVEKITSQFPSTTAAHVTTIHTGLNVGQSGIYEWYYYEPLLDRIIAPLLFSYSGEKERDTLPVKKVKPEALYPKGLLYPELKSLGVESFNYGHRDHTPSTYSKVVMRDSEIIPYKTLSEALINIGSQLERRSAPTFIHLYFDRIDGMGHEYGPEAPQTEAEILTFLMMMDYFFDRTFSGRGRILFMMTADHGMCEVDPQSTVYLNTDWSFSGFERFIRTNRRGNLLVPAGSARDMFLYLKKEMLDEAQEFLAKRLEGKADVVKTEALIREGYFGPEVSERFLERVGNLVILPYRYESVWWYEKDKFEMNFLGHHGGLTPQEMDTVLYSLEVG; this is translated from the coding sequence ATGAACCTGAATCCATCCTTTGTCAAACCACGGTACGACTCCGGCGGCTTTGCCGGTATCCCGAACCGAATCAAGGAAGCGTTCACATCGCGGAAATACGACGCCGTCGTACTCTTTTTCGTGGATGCCTTCGGCTGGAGTTTCTTCGAAAAATTCCAGCGGATGTCCTTCCTTCAGCGGTTCGCAAAACATGGCAGGGTTGAAAAGATCACCTCGCAATTTCCATCCACGACTGCCGCGCATGTGACGACGATCCACACCGGCTTGAACGTCGGGCAGAGCGGCATATACGAATGGTATTACTACGAGCCGCTTCTGGACCGCATCATTGCTCCGCTTTTGTTTTCCTATTCGGGTGAGAAGGAACGGGATACGCTTCCAGTCAAAAAGGTCAAGCCGGAGGCGCTTTACCCGAAGGGTTTACTCTACCCCGAGTTAAAAAGCTTGGGCGTGGAGTCGTTCAATTACGGCCACCGCGACCATACCCCTTCCACTTACTCGAAGGTCGTGATGCGGGATTCCGAGATCATCCCCTACAAAACCCTCTCCGAAGCGCTGATCAATATCGGTTCGCAGTTGGAGAGGCGGTCTGCCCCGACGTTCATTCATCTTTACTTCGACCGCATCGATGGGATGGGACATGAATACGGCCCCGAAGCGCCGCAGACCGAAGCCGAGATCCTGACCTTTCTGATGATGATGGATTATTTCTTTGACCGTACCTTCAGCGGCAGGGGGAGAATCCTTTTTATGATGACCGCGGATCACGGCATGTGTGAGGTTGACCCCCAATCGACGGTGTATCTCAACACTGATTGGTCCTTCTCCGGTTTCGAACGGTTCATCCGCACGAACCGGCGCGGAAACCTGCTCGTCCCTGCAGGTTCGGCGAGGGATATGTTCCTCTACTTAAAAAAAGAAATGTTGGATGAGGCGCAAGAATTCCTTGCAAAACGTCTGGAGGGCAAAGCAGACGTGGTCAAGACTGAGGCACTGATCCGGGAAGGCTATTTCGGACCGGAAGTATCAGAGCGTTTTTTGGAACGGGTTGGGAATCTCGTCATCCTCCCCTATCGTTACGAATCCGTTTGGTGGTACGAAAAGGACAAGTTTGAAATGAATTTCCTCGGTCACCACGGCGGGTTGACGCCGCAGGAAATGGACACAGTGTTGTATTCGCTTGAAGTGGGATGA